In Bactrocera oleae isolate idBacOlea1 chromosome 5, idBacOlea1, whole genome shotgun sequence, a genomic segment contains:
- the Pi4KIIIalpha gene encoding phosphatidylinositol 4-kinase alpha isoform X2, giving the protein MTDAFSYQRTVQSLARVLARIEPTPWDKVQSLFRYCPQENAAGVFCLDAKAQDAVIALGIYFLESGCQHEQRIVPYLLRLAKCLPKAVWVDDAKWSKTDRIPSAEKFSFCLNTLLSDIASKCPDLREEIILNQVETLSALANIIKSSKDSSSAPPPIILCKATVPLLFGLARSMGRYASQAPSLLCRIFPREEMPVVKQNTRDGGSFSSSERIACFSQFRPIIPRSMSGSLSQDSNELRMRQLQMLNGMKQRPHLQTYFSVPYDPRTHFFTKTGSSFNQFPNMRACETPIKAKKSVTVPPFPIQHLQTIFAVAKKLLTKETLEHLDEQASDIFALHQIKGYCYKSFSETLNLVLVTLLRELLQHQIDLPTPFTKDVQEFVKRLFLNGQTELANKQQDQEKEKREENGIPVVNKYKVNVMANAACVDLLVWAIRDETEADKLCGRLSQKLNSVLSHKIVLDHMPLLMVCLEGLGKLAQKFPNIAGTSISYLRDFLVDPSPILAKLHAYSQQTLALQKKEKEKLAPFKIVVQNSESRSTVDIYGENQKHAGMRPGQAAFEALRDAAIENLSIALRSAHTLDQYCVPALVANLSNRLFTAEKHESESTLVSLNIIVMLGHVAVTLKDTSKTTQNILQFFIQRFCKVPSEQNALIVDQLGCMIISQCEPHVFEEIMKMFSRVTVQSASLAYTSDQEHRKQFNNVSDAVVNALGNIAANIQGDSEMLELLGKLLELFVQIGLEGERSYDNNTPGAQKASSSAGNLGMLIPVIAVLVRRLPPIKNPRLRLHKLFKDFWVYCVVMGFTNARLWPADWYQGVQQIAAKSPLLISQTTHKSDMRELNYTSAIKSDSVSLNELRSQILLLLEHPTADVTASINKLTFAQCTYLLSVYWLETLRVENSEEPSLEPILSYLCDNALQKDKSGIWQCVKCVADQVFEKFRNVLFAHDEIREKVLESQAMLLLVYFNHIHKQIQLVADQYLSQLVDKFPHLLWNRRVLWCMLDILQLLAFSLTLDPNEETPTLRVVSTPYTLQLMDSLPARESRLKDFADRCQGIVNEAMKWAPRSTRSHLQEYPNQIPTPVLAHHSGLALAFDSVVSSNTLYPNALPSISKRPNCVNSNTPRFVSVLCLRSKYAGEISGLLSVLSEDDKAGLADRLVKDVWDACAEKSDASHRGALWRATAYLIICSDVNRKLLHAVATSQVELFTEYAVETAVECWQWVLTARQDLELCFIQEMVSAWQTTFEKKLGLFSDEVETTIPLAAYDGCKLVSKPIQIAPHLIWLQLLSEMVDTAKYCNRDKVEMFCLLLHRCLPISKNSKQNRQVSTVGCRFKLLQCGLSLLQGNTIPRSLARNILRERIYSNALDYFCGPPTCANQSKEQLLNDILILLKFWQTMRSEKKHLVTSEVGEYDITAVASTQMLSVKQNVETASLISAGDVARSMSTGGTGGWYNTIPHSTSTLSKRSNRSKRLPYQKDSYDKDYMKKRNLILELLAVELEFLITWYNPNSLPDLAIPGEEQVNEWRARPSKPNLWRDYARLAWTYNPALAVFLPLRIKSADSIEEEVSRLVCADPIAVSHIPEALKYLCNTKNLLHESPDLVYILSWAPVNPIQALSYFSRQYPSHPLTAQYAVKTLSSYQAESVLPYIPQLVQALRHDTMGYVAEFIKNISKRSQIVAHQLIWNMQTNMFMDEDQQHRDPNLYDCLEALSHNIISSFSGAAKRFYEREFDFFGKITAVSGEIRSFPKGIERKNACLTALKRIQVQPGCYLPSNPEAMVLDIDYNSGTPMQSAAKAPYLARFRVYRCGITELETRAMEVSNNPNSQEDAKMTLGVESWQAAIFKVGDDVRQDILALQVITIFKNIFQQVGLELFLFPYRVVATAPGCGVIECVPNAKSRDQLGRQTDSGLYEYFLHQYGDESSKEFQAARANFVKSMAAYSLIGYLLQIKDRHNGNIMIDKDGHVIHIDFGFMFESSPGGNIGFEPDMKLTDEMVMIMGGKMEAPPFKWFCELCVQAFLAVRPYQDAIVSLVSLMLDTGLPCFRGQTINLLKQRFVATKNNKEAAAHMLAVIRNSYQNFRTRTYDMIQYYQNQIPY; this is encoded by the exons ATGACGGACGCGTTTTCTTATCAACGCACCGTACAGAGTTTGGCTCGCGTATTGGCACGAATAGAGCCAACACCATGGGACAAG gtgcaatcgcttttccGCTATTGTCCACAAGAAAATGCCGCTGGCGTCTTTTGTCTTGATGCAAAAGCGCAAGATGCGGTAATAGCGTTGGGTATTTATTTTCTGGAAAGTGGGTGTCAACATGAGCAGCGCATTGTACCGTATTTACTAAGACTTGCGAAATGCTTGCCGAAAGCAGTTTGGGTAGACGATGCAAAGTGGAGCAAAACCGATC GTATACCATCGGCAGAAAAGTTCAGTTTTTGTTTGAATACATTACTTTCCGACATAGCGTCGAAATGCCCCGATCTACGCGAAGAGATCATACTCAATCAAGTGGAGACGCTTAGCGCTTTGGCAAATATTATCAAATCTAGTAAGGATAGCAGCTCTGCGCCGCCACCCATAATATTATGCAAAGCCACTGTGCCATTACTATTCGGCTTGGCGCGTTCCATGGGCCGCTATGCCAGCCAAGCTCCGTCTTTATTGTGTCGCATATTTCCACGCGAAGAAATGCCGGTGGTTAAACAGAACACGCGCGATGGCGGCAGTTTCAGCTCTAGCGAACGCATTGCTTGCTTCTCACAATTTCGCCCAATCATACCACGTTCCATGTCCGGTAGCTTGAGTCAAGACTCCAACGAGCTGCGCATGCGTCAATTGCAAATGCTAAATGGAATGAAGCAACGGCCACATTTACAAACTTACTTCTCTGTGCCATACGATCCGCGCACACATTTCTTCACCAAGACCGGTTCAAGTTTTAATCAATTTCCCAATATGCGCGCCTGTGAGACGCCAATTAAAGCTAAGAAGTCAGTCACGGTGCCACCATTTCCCATACAGCATCTACAAACTATTTTCGCTGTAGCCAAGAAATTACTCACCAAAGAGACACTGGAGCATTTGGATGAGCAGGCGAGCGATATATTCGCACTGCATCAAATAAAGGGTTATTGCTACAAAAGCTTTTCGGAAACGCTGAATTTGGTATTAGTGACGCTGTTACGTGAACTTTTGCAGCACCAAATCGATTTACCAACGCCATTTACGAAGGACGTGCAGGAATTTGTGAAACGTCTATTTTTAAATGGACAAACGGAGCTGGCAAATAAGCAACAAGATCAAGAGAAGGAAAAGCGCGAAGAGAACGGCATACCGGTGGTGAATAAATACAAGGTCAATGTAATGGCAAATGCCGCCTGCGTGGATCTGCTTGTTTGGGCTATACGCGATGAAACGG AGGCCGACAAGCTTTGCGGTCGACTCTCGCAAAAGCTCAACTCTGTGCTAAGTCATAAGATTGTCTTAGACCACATGCCATTGCTGATGGTTTGTCTCGAGGGTCTTGGCAAGTTAGCGcaaaaatttccaaacattGCCGGCACATCTATATCGTATTTGCGAGACTTCCTTGTCGACCCCAGTCCAATATTGGCCAAGCTGCATGCTTATTCGCAGCAAACGCTAGCATTGCAGAAGAAGGAGAAGGAAAAGTTGGCGCCTTTCAAGATTGTGGTGCAGAATAGCGAGTCGCGCTCGACTGTGGATATTTATGGTGAAAATCAGAAACATGCGGGCATGCGCCCGGGTCAGGCAGCCTTCGAGGCGTTGCGCGATGCGGCAATTGAAAATTTGAGCATTGCATTACGTTCCGCGCACACGTTGGATCAGTACTGTGTGCCGGCTTTGGTGGCCAACCTCTCGAATCGGCTATTCACAGCAGAGAAACACGAATC TGAATCTACTTTGGTAAGCCTCAATATTATTGTGATGCTCGGTCACGTTGCCGTCACGCTAAAGGACACTTCGAAGACCACGCAGAATATCTTGCAATTTTTCATTCAACGCTTCTGTAAGGTACCCTCCGAGCAGAATGCGCTAATTGTCGATCAATTGGGCTGCATGATTATCTCACAGTGTGAACCGCATGTTTTTGAAGAgattatgaaaatgttttcgCGCGTCACAGTGCAATCGGCATCGTTGGCCTACACGTCGGATCAGGAACATCGCAAACAATTCAATAACGTGTCGGATGCAGTGGTCAATGCTTTGGGTAATATTGCTGCCAATATACAGGGTGACTCGGAGATGCTCGAATTATTGGGCAAACTGCTCGAACTCTTTGTGCAGATCGGTCTGGAGGGCGAGCGCTCCTATGACAACAATACACCGGGTGCGCAGAAGGCCAGCTCCAGTGCCGGCAATTTAGGTATGCTAATACCAGTAATTGCGGTGCTGGTGCGTCGCCTACCGCCGATTAAGAATCCACGTTTGCGTTTGCATAAGCTATTCAAGGATTTCTGGGTGTATTGTGTGGTCATGGGCTTTACAAATGCTCGCCTCTGGCCAGCCGATTGGTATCAAGGAGTGCAACAGATTGCAGCCAAATCGCCCTTACTCATCTCGCAGACGACACACAAATCCGACATGCGTGAATTGAACTATACATCGGCGATTAAAAGCGATTCGGTGAGTTTAAATGAATTACGTAGCCAAATACTGCTGCTGCTGGAACATCCAACGGCCGATGTGACTGCTTCGATCAACAAATTGACCTTTGCGCAATGCACCTATCTCTTGAGTGTGTATTGGTTGGAGACTTTGCGTGTGGAGAATTCAGAAGAGCCCAGTTTGGAGCCGATTTTAAGCTATCTGTGCGATAATGCGCTGCAAAAGGATAAATCTGGCATCTGGCAATGCGTGAAGTG TGTTGCCGATCAGGTCTTCGAGAAGTTCCGCAATGTGCTTTTCGCACATGACGAGATCCGCGAAAAGGTTTTAGAATCACAGGCAATGCTATTGCTCGTCTACTTCAATCACATACACAAGCAAATCCAGTTAGTCGCCGATCAGTATCTCTCGCAGTTGGTGGATAAGTTTCCACATTTGCTATGGAATCGTCGCGTGCTTTGGTGCATGTTGGATATTCTGCAATTGCTTGCATTCTCGCTTACGCTCGATCCGAACGAAGAGACACCAACGCTGCGCGTCGTATCTACACCTTACACCTTGCAGCTAATGGACTCATTGCCTGCACGCGAAAGTCGTCTGAAAGACTTTGCCGATCGCTGTCAAGGTATTGTTAATGAAGCGATGAAATGGGCACCGCGTTCCACACGCTCGCACCTGCAAGAATACCCCAATCAGATACCCACACCGGTACTGGCACACCATAGTGGTCTGGCTTTGGCCTTCGATTCGGTAGTCAGCAGCAATACATTGTATCCGAACGCTTTGCCATCGATTAGTAAGCGTCCGAACTGCGTGAATAGCAATACGCCGCGCTTCGTGTCGGTATTGTGTCTGCGCAGCAAATACGCTGGTGAAATCTCTGGTCTGTTGTCGGTGCTAAGTGAGGATGATAAGGCGGGCTTAGCAGACCGCTTAGTGAAAGATGTGTGGGATGCATGCGCGGAGAAGAGTGATGCGAGTCATCGTGGCGCTTTGTGGCGTGCCACCGCTTATTTGATTATTTGCTCCGATGTAAACCGAAAGCTGTTGCATGCAGTGG CCACCTCTCAGGTGGAATTATTCACCGAATATGCCGTAGAAACGGCTGTGGAGTGCTGGCAGTGGGTGTTGACGGCACGCCAAGATCTGGAGCTCTGCTTTATCCAAGAGATGGTTAGCGCCTGGCAAACGACTTTCGAAAAGAAGTTGGGCCTCTTCTCTGACGAGGTAGAGACTACCATACCATTAGCCGCTTACGATGGCTGTAAGCTGGTCTCTAAGCCCATTCAAATAGCGCCACATCTCATTTGGCTGCAGTTGCTCTCCGAAATGGTGGACACCGCCAAGTATTGTAATCGCGACAAGGTGGAAATGTTTTGTCTGCTGTTGCATCGTTGTTTGCCTATTTCGAAAAATTCGAAACAAAATCGCCAAGTATCAACGGTCGGTTGTCGTTTTAAGCTACTGCAATGCGGTCTCTCGCTGCTGCAGGGCAATACAATACCACGTTCGCTGGCGCGTAACATATTACGTGAGCGCATATATAGCAATGCATTGGATTATTTCTGTGGTCCACCCACATGCGCCAACCAGAGTAAGGAGCAATTGTTGAATGACATTCTGATACTGTTGAAATTCTGGCAGACGATGCGCAGTGAGAAGAAACATTTGGTCACCTCGGAGGTTGGCGAATACGATATAACGGCGGTGGCATCGACGCAAATGCTCTCCGTGAAACAGAATGTGGAGACGGCATCGCTAATTAGCGCTGGTGATGTCGCGCGTTCGATGTCGACCGGCGGCACTGGCGGCTGGTACAACACAATACCGCACTCCACATCTACGCTATCGAAACGATCGAATCGCTCGAAACGACTGCCGTATCAAAAGGACTCGTACGACAAGGATTATATGAAGAAGCGTAATTTGATTTTGGAATTACTGGCAGTCGAGCTGGAATTCCTCATAACGTGGTACAATCCGAATAGTCTACCTGATTTGGCTATACCCG GTGAAGAGCAGGTGAACGAGTGGCGCGCACGTCCCTCCAAACCCAACTTGTGGCGAGATTACGCACGCCTTGCTTGGACCTACAATCCAGCTTTGGCTGTTTTTCTGCCGTTGCGCATCAAAAGCGCCGACTCGATTGAGGAGGAGGTCTCGCGTTTGGTGTGCGCCGATCCCATCGCGGTCAGCCACATTCCAGAGGCGCTCAAGTATTTGTGCAATACCAAAAATCTGCTACACGAAAGTCCAGATCTGGTTTATATACTTTCCTGGGCTCCCGTCAaccccatacaagcactttccTACTTCTCACGTCAATACCCATCACATCCGCTGACCGCGCAGTACGCCGTCAAGACGCTCAGCTCCTACCAAGCTGAATCGGTATTGCCGTACATTCCACAGTTGGTGCAGGCATTGCGGCACGACACCATGGGTTATGTTGCCGAGTTCATTAAGAATATTTCGAAGCGTTCTCAAATTGTGGCACATCAACTTATATGGAATATGCAAACCAATATGTTCATGGATGAGGATCAACAGCATAGAGATCCAAATTTGTATGACTGCTTGGAGGCGTTGTCACATAATATAATTTCGTCTTTCTCTGGCGCCGCCAAACGTTTTTACGAGCGCGAATTCGATTTCTTCGGCAAGATCACAGCAGTTTCGGGTGAAATACGTTCTTTCCCGAAGGGTATTGAGCGTAAAAACGCCTGCTTGACGGCGCTGAAGCGCATACAAGTACAACCGGGCTGCTATTTACCCTCGAATCCGGAAGCTATGGTGCTGGACATTGACTATAACAGCGGCACGCCCATGCAGAGCGCCGCAAAAGCACCATACCTGGCTCGTTTTCGTGTCTATCGCTGTGGCATAACGGAGTTGGAGACACGCGCCATGGAGGTGTCTAATAATCCG AACTCGCAGGAAGACGCTAAGATGACACTGGGCGTTGAATCGTGGCAAGCAGCGATTTTCAAAGTGGGCGACGATGTGCGTCAAGATATATTAGCGCTGCAGGttataacaattttcaaaaatatattccaaCAAGTCGGCTTAGAGCTGTTTCTCTTTCCATATCGCGTTGTAGCGACAGCGCCCGGT TGCGGTGTCATTGAGTGCGTGCCAAATGCTAA